One window of Streptomyces sp. SUK 48 genomic DNA carries:
- a CDS encoding nitrate- and nitrite sensing domain-containing protein: MQMKRPRRTGRQTAPEKAAPETPVGTGRPTHVRTRLIVAVAVVAAAVAGAGAPSLLTASSDVSDSQDLVTLASRTQDALALAGSLADERDEVTSYIAAGRPESKAPSEDRGTRVDRQVADLRADSGTPAGLRGDLDHIATVRRAALTGKSTALEAHQAYSATITDLHRLAEQLAERMPPRAGSGAYALAELDTAVQQSAAARGLLLAALNVPATTQTVFNPVTGLPATTSVPTAAGRKQRDALTAAAQQARLRSDAALADFRDNAPKQAVDAYDSTVTGADVNSAEKYLDTFTAQPAFPDGASGTSAAKLDTALSGRLDLMRGAESALYEHRTRDLEKLRDDDVTALEIRVAVLGVLLLVAVGIATAMARTLTRPLSVLRRGTARLAEPGDAAGREPIAFTGRNDEFAQVVRSVNALHAHAAALHERVATLETDRKHLVGQRQKMADAREELRAELAEATAELGRVRAGIGGTFVNLALRTLGLVERQLAVIEGLEDREQDPERLATLFKLDHFATVMRRHSENLLVLAGTEHVQQHHGPVPLVDVVRAAVSEIERYERVRIAALPPHAHLAGFAADDLSHLLAELMENATTFSPPDVPVEVSGWLLESGEVMLSVHDEGIGMTEDRLTRLNARLADFDPEAGYDQEGDDGLGLGLYVVARLAHRHGVRVQLREQKQGGVAAVVVLPATLLAEAPATAVPPQAATSTTGTFTLPGAVAEANSHVLPTRPKEGAEQQDPLVALAEQAVRDADAEPEPEPEAGQDDVTDPATSGAAAPEAAEETTHEQAGPGPDEAEARPKAPVETFAETTMELLLPLTDEAPGKAHENAPKKTPGSAPENVPGSASYEEPDDRPDERPVAPADADHLSHARTVTGAADENGGVGGDGERVTSKGLPKRTPKITAPAPPPRQRSTSVDAEALRRRLGGFRRGAQAGYRDVEAESADHSEEATGGPIEEASS; encoded by the coding sequence GTGCAGATGAAGCGGCCTCGGCGCACAGGCAGGCAGACGGCCCCCGAGAAGGCCGCCCCCGAGACTCCCGTGGGCACCGGGCGGCCCACGCATGTGCGCACCCGGCTGATCGTCGCCGTCGCGGTCGTGGCCGCCGCGGTCGCCGGAGCCGGAGCCCCCTCTCTCCTCACCGCCTCCTCGGACGTGAGCGACTCCCAGGACCTGGTGACGCTGGCCTCCCGCACCCAGGACGCGCTCGCCCTCGCGGGCTCCCTGGCCGACGAACGCGACGAGGTCACCTCCTACATCGCGGCCGGCCGCCCCGAGTCCAAGGCACCCTCCGAGGACCGCGGCACCCGTGTCGACCGCCAGGTGGCGGACCTGCGCGCCGACAGCGGCACTCCGGCGGGCCTGCGCGGCGACCTGGACCACATCGCGACCGTCCGGCGCGCCGCCCTCACCGGCAAGAGCACGGCGCTCGAAGCCCACCAGGCGTACTCGGCGACGATCACCGACCTGCACCGGCTCGCCGAGCAGCTGGCCGAGCGGATGCCCCCGCGGGCCGGCTCCGGCGCCTACGCCCTCGCCGAACTGGACACCGCGGTCCAGCAGTCCGCCGCCGCCCGCGGCCTGCTGCTCGCCGCGCTCAACGTCCCGGCGACCACCCAGACGGTGTTCAACCCCGTCACCGGGCTGCCGGCCACCACCTCCGTGCCCACCGCGGCCGGCCGCAAGCAGCGCGACGCGCTCACCGCCGCCGCCCAGCAGGCCCGGCTGCGCTCCGACGCGGCCCTCGCCGACTTCCGCGACAACGCGCCCAAGCAGGCCGTGGACGCGTACGACTCCACGGTCACCGGCGCCGACGTCAACTCGGCCGAGAAGTACCTGGACACCTTCACCGCCCAGCCGGCCTTCCCCGACGGCGCCTCGGGCACCAGCGCCGCCAAGCTGGACACGGCCCTGTCCGGACGCCTCGACCTGATGCGCGGCGCCGAGTCGGCCCTCTACGAGCACCGCACCCGGGACCTGGAGAAGCTGCGGGACGACGACGTCACCGCGCTGGAGATCCGCGTCGCCGTCCTCGGCGTGCTGCTGCTGGTCGCGGTCGGCATCGCCACCGCCATGGCCCGCACCCTCACCCGGCCGCTGTCGGTGCTGCGCCGCGGCACGGCCCGGCTCGCCGAGCCCGGTGACGCGGCCGGCCGCGAACCCATCGCCTTCACTGGCCGCAACGACGAGTTCGCCCAGGTCGTCCGCTCCGTCAACGCCCTGCACGCGCACGCCGCCGCCCTGCACGAGCGGGTCGCCACCCTGGAGACCGACCGCAAGCACCTGGTCGGACAGCGGCAGAAGATGGCCGACGCCCGCGAGGAGCTGCGCGCCGAACTCGCCGAGGCGACGGCCGAACTGGGCCGGGTGCGCGCCGGCATCGGCGGCACCTTCGTCAACCTGGCGCTGCGCACCCTCGGCCTGGTCGAGCGCCAGCTCGCCGTCATCGAGGGCCTGGAGGACCGCGAGCAGGACCCGGAGCGCCTCGCCACCCTCTTCAAGCTGGACCACTTCGCCACGGTGATGCGCCGGCACAGCGAGAACCTGCTGGTCCTCGCCGGCACCGAGCATGTGCAGCAGCACCACGGACCGGTGCCGCTGGTCGACGTGGTGCGCGCCGCGGTCAGCGAGATCGAGCGGTACGAGCGGGTGCGCATCGCCGCGCTGCCGCCGCACGCGCACCTCGCCGGCTTCGCCGCGGACGACCTCTCGCACCTGCTGGCCGAACTGATGGAGAACGCCACCACGTTCTCCCCGCCGGACGTGCCGGTCGAGGTCTCCGGCTGGCTGCTGGAGTCCGGCGAGGTCATGCTCTCCGTGCACGACGAGGGCATCGGCATGACGGAGGACCGGCTCACCCGGCTCAACGCGCGCCTCGCCGACTTCGACCCGGAGGCCGGGTACGACCAGGAGGGCGACGACGGCCTCGGGCTCGGCCTGTACGTCGTGGCCCGCCTCGCCCACCGGCACGGCGTGCGGGTGCAGCTGCGCGAGCAGAAGCAGGGCGGGGTCGCCGCGGTCGTGGTGCTGCCGGCCACCCTGCTGGCCGAGGCCCCCGCCACGGCCGTACCCCCGCAGGCCGCCACCTCCACCACCGGCACCTTCACCCTGCCGGGCGCCGTCGCCGAGGCCAACTCCCACGTGCTGCCGACGCGTCCGAAGGAGGGTGCCGAGCAGCAGGACCCGCTGGTGGCACTGGCGGAGCAGGCGGTCAGGGACGCCGACGCGGAGCCGGAACCGGAGCCGGAGGCCGGGCAGGACGACGTCACGGACCCGGCCACGTCCGGAGCGGCGGCGCCGGAAGCCGCCGAGGAGACGACGCACGAGCAGGCGGGGCCCGGTCCGGACGAGGCCGAGGCCCGTCCCAAGGCGCCGGTGGAGACCTTCGCCGAGACGACGATGGAGCTGCTGCTCCCGCTCACGGACGAGGCCCCGGGCAAGGCCCACGAGAACGCGCCAAAGAAGACACCGGGCAGCGCGCCGGAGAACGTGCCGGGCAGCGCGTCGTACGAGGAACCGGACGACCGGCCGGACGAGCGGCCGGTCGCGCCCGCCGATGCCGACCACCTCAGCCACGCGCGGACCGTGACCGGGGCCGCCGACGAGAACGGCGGGGTCGGCGGGGACGGCGAGCGGGTCACCAGCAAGGGGCTGCCCAAGCGCACGCCCAAGATCACCGCACCCGCACCCCCGCCCCGCCAGCGCAGCACAAGCGTCGACGCCGAGGCCCTGCGCCGCAGGCTCGGTGGCTTCCGCCGAGGAGCACAGGCCGGCTACCGCGACGTGGAAGCAGAGAGCGCAGACCATTCCGAAGAAGCCACGGGGGGCCCCATCGAGGAGGCAAGCAGTTGA
- a CDS encoding roadblock/LC7 domain-containing protein: MTAPSTFGLSTEARNLHWLLTNLVEEVPGIQSVAVVSSDGLLLLSSDPGHTAQSRQARPGKGPRGSSADLATIVSGIGSLTVGAAKLMTFGGVKHTMVAMEEGSLFVMSISDGSLLGVHGSAECDMSVVAYHMALFVGRAGHVLTPELRSELRKSLESAGSAR; encoded by the coding sequence TTGACCGCTCCCAGTACCTTCGGGCTGAGCACGGAGGCCCGCAATCTGCACTGGCTGCTGACCAACCTGGTCGAGGAGGTCCCCGGCATCCAGTCCGTCGCCGTGGTCTCCTCGGACGGTCTGCTGCTGCTGTCGTCCGACCCGGGCCACACGGCGCAGTCCCGCCAGGCCCGTCCCGGCAAGGGCCCCCGCGGCTCCTCCGCCGACCTCGCCACCATCGTCTCCGGCATCGGCAGCCTGACCGTCGGCGCCGCCAAGCTGATGACGTTCGGCGGGGTCAAGCACACCATGGTCGCCATGGAGGAGGGCAGCCTGTTCGTGATGTCCATCAGCGACGGCTCGCTGCTCGGCGTGCACGGCTCCGCCGAGTGTGACATGAGCGTGGTGGCCTACCACATGGCGCTGTTCGTCGGCCGCGCCGGCCACGTCCTCACCCCGGAACTCCGCAGCGAGCTGCGCAAGTCCCTGGAGTCGGCGGGGAGCGCCCGATGA
- a CDS encoding protein phosphatase 2C domain-containing protein: MRTDLVSEPGDATRPNEDFADVGLPASGQGGCVILLDGVTPPAGETGCLHSVPWFTARLGGALTELTVSGRDLTPAGILSRAIEHTARAHADTCDLSHPRTPQATVVVVRWSAETVEYLVLSDSALLLRSPDGEVTAVLDDRLARLPRAALATDALVDAHLRNKEGGFFTAAADPSVAARAVTGTVPRGEVAALAALTDGATRWTEKFHQGDWTGLFDVLAKDGARALVDRVRQLESADARERAFLGRGKTHDDATVVFVEL; encoded by the coding sequence ATGCGAACTGATCTCGTTTCGGAACCCGGCGACGCGACCCGACCCAACGAGGACTTCGCCGATGTCGGACTACCCGCGTCCGGACAGGGTGGTTGCGTGATCTTGCTGGACGGGGTGACGCCGCCCGCCGGGGAGACGGGCTGTCTGCATTCCGTCCCCTGGTTCACCGCCCGGCTCGGCGGCGCGCTGACCGAACTGACCGTTTCCGGGCGAGATCTGACGCCGGCCGGCATCCTCTCCCGGGCGATCGAGCACACCGCGCGAGCACACGCGGACACCTGTGACCTTTCTCACCCGCGCACTCCGCAGGCAACCGTGGTCGTCGTGCGGTGGTCCGCCGAGACGGTCGAGTACCTGGTGCTCTCCGACTCGGCGCTGCTGCTGCGCTCGCCCGACGGGGAGGTCACCGCGGTCCTGGACGACCGGCTCGCCCGGCTGCCCCGCGCCGCGCTGGCCACCGACGCCCTGGTGGACGCGCACCTGCGCAACAAGGAGGGCGGCTTCTTCACGGCCGCCGCGGACCCCTCGGTCGCCGCCCGCGCGGTGACCGGCACCGTGCCCCGCGGCGAGGTCGCCGCGCTGGCCGCCCTGACGGACGGCGCGACCCGCTGGACGGAGAAGTTCCACCAGGGCGACTGGACGGGACTGTTCGACGTCCTCGCCAAGGACGGCGCCCGCGCGCTCGTCGACCGGGTACGGCAGCTGGAGTCGGCGGACGCGCGGGAGCGGGCGTTCCTGGGGCGCGGCAAGACGCACGACGACGCGACGGTCGTCTTCGTCGAGCTGTAG
- a CDS encoding DUF742 domain-containing protein, with amino-acid sequence MSGTPKLPVRGGERKPARVRPYSLTGGRTRFGHVLLVETFVASTAAIEAPEERRELTKGSLAGVMPEMRAIVELCRRMRTVAEIAALLKMPLGVVRVLLSDLADQGKIRVYGTGTGHGTGRPDRALLERVLSGLRRL; translated from the coding sequence ATGAGCGGCACACCGAAGCTCCCGGTGCGCGGCGGCGAGCGCAAACCCGCCCGCGTGCGCCCCTACTCACTCACCGGCGGCCGCACCCGCTTCGGGCACGTCCTCCTCGTGGAGACCTTCGTGGCCAGCACCGCGGCCATCGAGGCGCCCGAGGAGCGCAGGGAACTGACGAAGGGCTCGCTCGCCGGTGTCATGCCGGAGATGCGGGCCATCGTCGAACTGTGCCGCCGTATGCGCACGGTGGCCGAGATCGCCGCGCTGCTGAAGATGCCGCTCGGCGTGGTCCGCGTACTCCTCAGCGACCTCGCGGACCAGGGAAAGATCCGTGTGTACGGCACCGGAACCGGTCACGGCACCGGCCGCCCGGACCGCGCTCTGCTGGAAAGGGTGCTGAGTGGACTCCGCCGTCTCTGA
- a CDS encoding ATP/GTP-binding protein: protein MDSAVSDATASVGGAAPLVAGFAEPDEDLKVWQTDRTRAPIATKIVVAGGFGVGKTTLVTAVSEITPLQTEALMTQASEGTDDLSGTPDKVTTTVAMDFGRITLDDDLVLYLFGTPGQQRFWFMWDDLVRGAIGAVVLADTRRLKDCFPALDYFESCGLPYVVAVNHFDGSERFDIEDVREALTIPAHIPVMIMDARQRISAIETLLALVGHALDETPE, encoded by the coding sequence GTGGACTCCGCCGTCTCTGACGCCACCGCCTCCGTGGGAGGCGCCGCCCCCCTCGTCGCCGGCTTCGCCGAGCCCGACGAGGATCTGAAGGTCTGGCAGACGGACCGGACGCGGGCCCCCATCGCGACGAAGATCGTGGTGGCGGGCGGCTTCGGCGTCGGCAAGACCACACTGGTCACGGCCGTCTCGGAGATCACGCCGCTGCAGACCGAGGCGCTGATGACCCAGGCGAGCGAGGGCACCGACGACCTGTCCGGCACCCCGGACAAGGTCACCACGACCGTGGCCATGGACTTCGGCCGCATCACGCTCGACGACGACCTGGTGCTCTATCTGTTCGGCACGCCGGGTCAGCAGCGGTTCTGGTTCATGTGGGACGACCTGGTGCGCGGCGCGATCGGCGCCGTCGTGCTGGCCGACACCCGCCGCCTGAAGGACTGCTTCCCCGCCCTGGACTACTTCGAGAGCTGCGGACTGCCGTACGTCGTCGCGGTCAACCACTTCGACGGCAGCGAGCGGTTCGACATCGAGGACGTACGGGAGGCGCTGACGATACCCGCGCACATCCCTGTCATGATCATGGATGCGCGCCAGCGGATTTCGGCCATCGAGACCCTTCTGGCCCTGGTCGGTCACGCGCTGGACGAAACCCCCGAGTAG
- a CDS encoding lysozyme, translated as MVTALFAAMACALPLGTAQAASTPTRGTAYMGETVAAHDGTHSTPTSGDATQTEGVDVSNYQGSVAWSTLYGSGVRWAYTKATEGTYYTNPSFAQQYNGSYNVGMIRGAYHFATPDTTSGATQASYFVAHGGGWSKDGRTLPGVLDIEWDPYGAACYGKSASAMVSWIADFLNTYRSLTGRDAVIYTATSWWTECTGDYAGFAGSNPLWIARYASSVGTLPGGWSYYTMWQYTSSGATVGDHDYFNGALDRVQALANG; from the coding sequence ATGGTCACGGCCCTGTTCGCGGCGATGGCCTGCGCACTCCCCCTCGGCACCGCCCAGGCCGCGTCCACGCCCACCCGCGGCACCGCCTACATGGGTGAGACCGTCGCCGCCCACGACGGCACCCACTCCACCCCCACCAGCGGCGACGCCACCCAGACCGAGGGGGTGGACGTCTCCAACTACCAGGGCAGCGTGGCCTGGTCCACCCTGTACGGCAGCGGCGTCCGCTGGGCGTACACGAAGGCGACGGAGGGCACGTACTACACGAACCCCTCCTTCGCCCAGCAGTACAACGGCTCGTACAACGTGGGCATGATCCGCGGCGCGTACCACTTCGCCACCCCGGACACCACCAGCGGCGCCACCCAGGCGAGCTACTTCGTCGCGCACGGCGGCGGCTGGTCCAAGGACGGCAGGACCCTGCCGGGCGTGCTCGACATCGAGTGGGACCCGTACGGCGCCGCCTGCTACGGCAAGTCCGCCAGTGCGATGGTCAGCTGGATCGCGGACTTCCTGAACACGTACAGGTCCCTCACCGGCCGGGACGCCGTGATCTACACCGCCACCAGCTGGTGGACCGAGTGCACCGGCGACTACGCCGGGTTCGCGGGCAGCAACCCGCTGTGGATCGCCCGCTACGCCTCGTCCGTGGGGACGCTGCCGGGCGGCTGGTCGTACTACACGATGTGGCAGTACACCTCCTCCGGCGCGACCGTCGGCGACCACGACTACTTCAACGGCGCGCTCGACCGCGTCCAGGCGCTCGCCAACGGCTGA
- a CDS encoding MarR family transcriptional regulator — protein sequence MHEDGNGAEARVAEQVTPSGADQEFLALERELTVLLRRARANQGEMAREVHPDLESSAYGLLIRLNEHGGRRATELAGYFGVGKATMSRQLRALEELGLITREPDPADGRAWLVTLTEEGHRRVGTVREARRARYVSQLAHWDRREVAELARLLHELNGVMER from the coding sequence GTGCACGAGGACGGAAACGGCGCAGAAGCACGCGTCGCCGAGCAGGTGACGCCCAGTGGTGCAGACCAGGAATTCCTGGCACTCGAACGCGAGTTGACCGTACTGCTGCGACGCGCCCGCGCCAACCAGGGCGAGATGGCCCGGGAGGTCCACCCCGACCTGGAGTCCTCCGCCTACGGGCTGCTGATCCGGCTGAACGAGCACGGCGGCCGGCGGGCCACCGAACTCGCCGGGTACTTCGGCGTCGGCAAGGCCACCATGTCCCGCCAGCTGCGCGCGCTGGAGGAGCTGGGCCTGATCACCCGGGAGCCCGACCCCGCCGACGGCCGCGCCTGGCTCGTCACCCTCACCGAGGAGGGCCACCGCCGGGTCGGCACGGTCCGCGAGGCCCGCCGTGCCCGGTACGTCAGCCAGCTCGCCCACTGGGACCGCCGCGAGGTGGCCGAGCTGGCCCGGCTGCTGCACGAGTTGAACGGGGTCATGGAGAGGTGA